The Mycobacterium seoulense genomic interval TCGCGACACGGCGGCGTAGCGACCGTGTATTCGTCGGGGGAACAATGCCAAACCTTTGTTAGCCGCGGCCTTCCCGACTAGCGGCCCGGAGGTGAAGGACTGGAAGTCCTTGGTCTTGAGCAGTTGTTGGCTGATGTGGGATCCGCTGTAAGCCGTGTAGGTGGCGTAGTAGGTGACCGAGCCGTCGTCGTCGACGAAGCGGACGAATCGGGCGTCCTCCATGCCAGCATGCTCGGCCTCCATCGAAGGCCACAGCACACGCTCGGAAACCGATACTTCGCTGGGGAATTCGACGGCATAGGATCGATCGGCGATCGCACGGATCAGGGCGACCGCGCGCTCCCCGTGTTCGCGGGTGCTTAGGTGGGCCCGGAGATTGTCGAGTCGCGCGTCGAGGTCGGATCGCGTGAAGCGGTCGCCGAGCGCATCGAGGACGTAGTTTGCGGCCTCGCCGGCATTCCCGATGCGGCCGAGTTCGCCGCGGAACACCGCGGTCTCGAGCAGCGCGCCCGACGCGCTTCCGGTGGTGGCGAAGCGGGTCGGCTCGTCGATCGTGACCCGGCCCCCAGCGTCGACGACACCGGTGCGGAACCCGATGGACGAGCGGTGTCCTTCCCCGATCCCCCGCACGCTCATCACGAATCGCAGGCTGCCTGCCGCCATGACGGTCTGGTCGGGGTGGGCCACAATGCTGGGGTTGCAGAGCGCCGCCCCCTCGATGGCGTACTCGCTGGTAAAGGTCGCTCCCAGCAACAGCATTCGCGCATCGGAGAGGTGGATGTCGGGATCCAGGCGGTCGGCGAGCTCGCGGGCGTGCCGACGGAACGTGCCCGCGAGGTCACGGTGGCGTCCGTCGAAGCGGATGATGATGTCGTCCAGGGACGACCGAACGTCTTCGTCGGTCAGCGCCAGGATGCGCTTGAGTACCACTCCCGCTCGGGACTCCTGACGCTCGAAGCCCTCCATGCCGGGCACGAAGAGCTGGGTGATCACCCGCGCCGCATTGGCCGCGATCCGGTGAGGGTCGCGGGTGACGAGCCCGGTGCGCGTCAAAGTCATTGTGGGACTAGCGAAAAGCGCCGCGTGTGTTGCAGGGTGGAGATCACCGCGAGGGTCGATTCGGCGCCCTGGTTGAGGTTGACGCACTCAGCGAGCAACCCGTCGAAACCACCACCGGTCTCCGTGTCCCACATGAGCAACCCGGAGTCGTTGGCGCCCTGGAACCAGGCGGCAGACGACCGGATCCCATCCGGCCAGAGCGGACGCGGATCGGCGGCTGCGGCGCGTGCGCAGGCGTCGGCGAGGGTGGCCACCTCGATCGGCTGCTGGTCGAAGGCGGGCCGGCTGTCCTGCGGTCCCCGGCCGCCCGCGGGGGCGGGCGACAGGTGGCCGCCAATCGTTTCGTAGTCGAGCAGCCACTCCAGCAGATCCAGGCCACGCTGTTTCAAGTCCGGGTCGTCCAGCGCGACGCCGGCAGCGATCATCGCCTCGGGGAGAATCGCATTCGCGTAGGTGAGCCTTGGCTCGGGCCATGGCCAGTCGGACTTGGTCTCGGGTCTCGCGACCGTGGCGGCGTAGTCGGTGAGGAGTCGCAGGGCCGCGGAATTACCGGGCTCGACGCTGAGAAGTTCGGCGGCGCCGACGGCGGCGAACGACATCGCCCGCGGCCACGGTGACCTGGCCTTAGCAGCGCGCTCGAACTGAATCACGGCCAGTCGGCTCACCAGGCTGACGTCGCTGTGGGCGGCGGCAGTGCCGAGCCCCCAGACGCAGCGGCCCCAGTGGTCGTCTGTGGTGGGCTGGTCGGTCCAATGTCCGACGTGGTCCATCCGGTTGCGGCAGGAGCCGTTGTAGGACTGGGCGTCATTCAAGAACTGCAGGGCCTTGCGGGCGAGGCCGTTCACGGCACCTGGTGCGTCGGGCTCGCGGGTGGTGACGACGAGCACCCTGGCCATGTCGTCGGTGCAGTACCCGTGCTCACGGCGGGGCACGGTCATGCAGGCGTGCTCGAAGGTGGCACGATGGTCCGTCATTCGCAGCAGGTGCGCGAACACCGGGGTGGGCGCGGCGCCGGTCACGTCAGCGCGGACTGAGTAGCCAGCAGCCGTTGCGCCACGCCGACGTAGGCGTTGGCGACGACGGGCCAGGCGATCGTCGGGGCCAGTCCGCGGGCTTCGGCGGCCATGGACTCGGCGACTTGCGGATCGGTCAACAGCCGGCGCAGCGCTGCGACCAGTGCGTCGGGATCGTCGTGAGCAACGACGGTGCCCGCGCCGCTGCCGAGGAGCTCGACCGCGTGCGGGAAAGCGGTGGCGACGATCGGGCGGCCACTCGCGACGGAGTCGACCAGCACACCGGAGGTGACCTGGTCTTTCGAGTCGTAGGGCAGGACGACGACGGTAGCCGTCTGGATGAGCGCGGTGAGCTCTTCGGGGGTGCGGTACACGGCGTCGAAGGACACCGAATCGGCGACGCCGAGGCGTTTCGCGTGCGCGACAAGTGCTTCGCGATATCTTTCCCCCTGCGCGGCGAGGACCTTGGGGTGAGTGCGGCCGGCGATGATGTACCGCGGCGGGTTGGGCAGGTTCTTGAGCGAAGCCATGGCGTCGATGACCCGCTCGATGCCCTTGCCCGGTCCCAGCAGACCCCAGGTCAACATGGTCGACCGGTCAGGATGGTGCACGCCATTGGTCCTGGGGAGCGCCGCGCCGTGCGGAATGATGGTGATTTTGTGGCGGTCGACGGCGAAGCCTGCGCACAGGCGTTGGCGGGCCACCTCCGACATCACGATCACTTGATCGGCCAATGCTATCACCGATTCGAGCACCGAAAGTTGGTGTGGTGTCGGATGTTTGAGCACTGTGTGAACGACGACGATCGACGGGACGCGCAATCCGGCCATGATCTGGACGACTTCGTCTCCGTCGGGACCGCCATAGATGCCGTACTCGTGCTGGATGACGGCGACGTCGCTCCGGTTGAGGAGCTCGAAGGTTGCCTCTACGGACGAAGCCGAGCCGTTGACGAGCTCGCCGGCGACGTTGGGCTCCTCGGAGACGTCACCGTCGGCGATGCGCACGACATTGACGTTGGCGCCTCTGGCTGTCAATCCGCCTGCCAGGGCTGCGCTAAAGGTCGCCAGGCCGCATGGTGTCGGCGAATAGGTGCCGAGGATGCCAAAACTCGGCATGTACGAAAAGTGTTGCATCCCAAAGGGAGCAATCAACGGCTGAAACAACGATGGAACATTCAAAATTATCCCGACTGAACGGTAAATACTAACGATGGGTCCGGCGTGAGCGGATGCTCGGGCAGATCAGCGTCATAAGCTGAGCCATTCCGGATGGGCTGGGAGTACCAGCACCCCTCACGCTACACCCTCACCGGCCGAAAGGCGTGGTCTGCACTTTGCGGTCACCGCAAAGGGTTTGCACGATGGCGAGACGCTTGCGTTCGGTGTTCTCACGTTCGGTGTTCTCAAACGTGTGTGGATGCCGCCGCGGTTTGGCGCTGTCGAAGACAGTTTTCGTCATACCAGCAGCCTTGGCGCGGCGCTCTGTTGGTCCGACGTTTGGCGCGAAGCTGAGCCCCACATGGCGAACGCGCACTCCAGCGCCAGCCCTATATCAGTCGGTGCGGATCAGGTCCCGTCACACCTTGCATGGCCACGGCAGCAGATTTCACGCCGAATCTTGACGGGAGTCTTGACCTGAGGTTCGGGTAAACCGCTTTCGATCCCTGAACCGCTGTCTCCAGTGGAGCTAAGGGGATTCGAACCCCTGACCTACTCGATGCGAACGAGTCGCGCTACCAACTGCGCCATAGCCCCTGATCGCTAGCAGGCTACCAGCCGCGGCCCGAACCGCCGAACCGCACTACTCGCCGACGGCCCGCGGCAAGTCCCTGGACCAGCCGTAGTGGCGCATCGGCATCGCGTAGTCCAGATGCTCGAAGATTGGGTCCTCGTCGTCGATCTCCAGAACCACTGCGCCCGGGCGCCGCAGCCGCGACGGCACCACGTCGTAGTCGCGGTCGTAGGCGTTCTCCACGCCCATCCGCGCCCGCGCCATCCGCTGCATCCGCCGGCGACGCACCTTCTCCTCGATGCGGGTCTGGCGCCGCAGGTAACCCAGGTAGAGCAGGGTCACGGCGGTGGCGGTGCCGCACACCCACCAGGCGCTGGGCGAGATCTTGAACGCGGCCGTGGCCGAGCCCACCAGCACCACCGCCATCACCATCAGCACGCGCTTGCGGAATTTGTACTTGCGGGCGCTGACGGCGGCCGCGGTCTTCGCATCGAACCGGCGGCGCCGCGAGGCGTTCCGCGGCACCGGCGCCGGCATTTCCTCGTCGTCGGCTTCCGCCTCGGGCTCCAACCCGGAGGAGTCCTCGATGTATTCGTAGCCCTCGTCGTCCTCCTCGTCGCCGGCGTGGGCGACGACGTCGGTGTCGGACTCCTCGTCGTCCTCGTCGGCGTCGGCTTCCTCCTCGACCACCGCAGCGACGCCGGCCGGGAG includes:
- a CDS encoding glycosyltransferase is translated as MQHFSYMPSFGILGTYSPTPCGLATFSAALAGGLTARGANVNVVRIADGDVSEEPNVAGELVNGSASSVEATFELLNRSDVAVIQHEYGIYGGPDGDEVVQIMAGLRVPSIVVVHTVLKHPTPHQLSVLESVIALADQVIVMSEVARQRLCAGFAVDRHKITIIPHGAALPRTNGVHHPDRSTMLTWGLLGPGKGIERVIDAMASLKNLPNPPRYIIAGRTHPKVLAAQGERYREALVAHAKRLGVADSVSFDAVYRTPEELTALIQTATVVVLPYDSKDQVTSGVLVDSVASGRPIVATAFPHAVELLGSGAGTVVAHDDPDALVAALRRLLTDPQVAESMAAEARGLAPTIAWPVVANAYVGVAQRLLATQSALT
- the sepX gene encoding divisome protein SepX/GlpR, giving the protein MPSIPQSLLWISLVVLWLFVLVPMLVSKRDAVRRTSDVALATRVLNGGAKSRLIKRSGPAAGHRSDPDWQPPEEAADNVLDDERDLAADEDDDEERGDDDTDELRQLRPVVVKAAASERTEPEYLDVDVVEDSQALPAGVAAVVEEEADADEDDEESDTDVVAHAGDEEDDEGYEYIEDSSGLEPEAEADDEEMPAPVPRNASRRRRFDAKTAAAVSARKYKFRKRVLMVMAVVLVGSATAAFKISPSAWWVCGTATAVTLLYLGYLRRQTRIEEKVRRRRMQRMARARMGVENAYDRDYDVVPSRLRRPGAVVLEIDDEDPIFEHLDYAMPMRHYGWSRDLPRAVGE
- a CDS encoding glycoside hydrolase family 130 protein, which produces MTLTRTGLVTRDPHRIAANAARVITQLFVPGMEGFERQESRAGVVLKRILALTDEDVRSSLDDIIIRFDGRHRDLAGTFRRHARELADRLDPDIHLSDARMLLLGATFTSEYAIEGAALCNPSIVAHPDQTVMAAGSLRFVMSVRGIGEGHRSSIGFRTGVVDAGGRVTIDEPTRFATTGSASGALLETAVFRGELGRIGNAGEAANYVLDALGDRFTRSDLDARLDNLRAHLSTREHGERAVALIRAIADRSYAVEFPSEVSVSERVLWPSMEAEHAGMEDARFVRFVDDDGSVTYYATYTAYSGSHISQQLLKTKDFQSFTSGPLVGKAAANKGLALFPRRIHGRYAAVSRSDRETNSVAFADHLAVWPSASPCQQPAEAWEAVQLGNCGPPIETDAGWLVLTHGVGPMRTYSIGAILLDLDDPTRVLGRLRRPLLSPSHDEQNGYVPNVVYSCGALVHADTLVIPYGIADGAIGIATAPLRQLLATIVQQPDHQR
- a CDS encoding glycosyltransferase; the encoded protein is MTGAAPTPVFAHLLRMTDHRATFEHACMTVPRREHGYCTDDMARVLVVTTREPDAPGAVNGLARKALQFLNDAQSYNGSCRNRMDHVGHWTDQPTTDDHWGRCVWGLGTAAAHSDVSLVSRLAVIQFERAAKARSPWPRAMSFAAVGAAELLSVEPGNSAALRLLTDYAATVARPETKSDWPWPEPRLTYANAILPEAMIAAGVALDDPDLKQRGLDLLEWLLDYETIGGHLSPAPAGGRGPQDSRPAFDQQPIEVATLADACARAAAADPRPLWPDGIRSSAAWFQGANDSGLLMWDTETGGGFDGLLAECVNLNQGAESTLAVISTLQHTRRFSLVPQ